The genomic interval GTTCCACGACGGCTTTCGGCGTCGAGTTGGATAGCGCTGCAACCAGCGTCGTCGTGACGATCAAAGATTCCAGCGGTAATACGGTAAGAACGGTAGACCTAGGGTCGCAGAGTGCGGGCATTCAGACTTACAGCTGGGATGGCACTAACGACAGCGGCACCGCAGTGGATGCAGGTTCTTATACCTATACGGTAACAGCGACATCCTCCTCTGGCTCTACCGTTACTGCAACCCCGCTAAAATATGCATTGGTTTATGGCGTCAATACGGATTCCAGTGATGCAGTGCTTAATCTGGGGCTTTCAGGAACTGCCTCGCTGAGTGACGTAAAACAGATCATTTAAGTTGGTATCAATCCTCCTTAAGTGTGAGTTGTCACTGTAATTTGGTTATTAACTATTCAGGAGAGCCTCGAAATGGGTTTTTCACAAGCGGTAAGTGGATTGAATGCTGCTTCCAGCAATTTGGACGTGATTGGTAACAACATCGCCAACTCCGAAACGACGGGATTTAAATCAGCAAGTGTCTCGTTCGCAGATATTTATGCAGATTCTGCTGTAGGGCTGGGGGTTAAAGTTGCATCCGTAACACAGAACTTCACTGATGGTACGGTGGAATCAACTGATGTCGGCACGGACGTCGCTATATCAAAAACCGGTTTCTTCCGGGTTACTGATGATAGTGGGTCCGTATATTACACACGCAATGGTGAATTTACGCTGGATTCGGATCGTAATCTGGTGACAAAAACCGGGTACTATGTGACAGGGTACGCAGCTACAGGTACTCCTCCGAGCATCGCCTCAGGCTCCCAACCAACAGTGTTGAATATTTCGTCCTCGGGCATGGCGGCAAGTGCTACCAGCACAGCCAGTTTCTCTGCGAACCTGGACTCTGGTGAAGATGCAATCACCACGACCTTCGATGCAACAGACTCAAGCACATATAACTGGACTCAGTCGCTGACAACGTATGACAGTCTGGGTAACGTTCATACCGTCAACTTGTATTTCACCAAAACGGCAGACAATACCTGGGAAGTACATGCGTTGGACAGCAGCGATTCTTCGGCGACTGCACAGGATCTGGGGGCTATTTCTTTCAGTACCAGTGGGCAGATCACCGGGACGACTTCTTTCAATATCAGCACCAATTCGCTGAATGGTTCCGCCGCGAATACTTTTAGTATTGATTTTACGGGGACCACTCAGCAGAACTCGGACAGTAGCGTTAATACCAAGAGTCAGGATGGTTATACCGCTGGCAGTCTGACGTCCTATACCATCAATGATGACGGTACAATTACAGGTACCTACTCTAACAGTCAGACTCAATTGCTCGGGCAGATTGTCCTGGCCAGTTTCTCTAACCCACAAGGTTTGTCATCGCAAGGTGATAACGTGTGGTCTGAAACGTCTGCTTCGGGACAGGCGCTGCTGGGTACAGCGGGAACCGGCGTATTCGGTACCTTGACCAGTGGTGCATTGGAGTCGTCAAACGTTGATATCAGTCAAGAACTGGTCAATATGATAGTTGCTCAGCGTAACTATCAGTCCAACGCGC from Musicola paradisiaca NCPPB 2511 carries:
- the flgE gene encoding flagellar hook protein FlgE, whose translation is MGFSQAVSGLNAASSNLDVIGNNIANSETTGFKSASVSFADIYADSAVGLGVKVASVTQNFTDGTVESTDVGTDVAISKTGFFRVTDDSGSVYYTRNGEFTLDSDRNLVTKTGYYVTGYAATGTPPSIASGSQPTVLNISSSGMAASATSTASFSANLDSGEDAITTTFDATDSSTYNWTQSLTTYDSLGNVHTVNLYFTKTADNTWEVHALDSSDSSATAQDLGAISFSTSGQITGTTSFNISTNSLNGSAANTFSIDFTGTTQQNSDSSVNTKSQDGYTAGSLTSYTINDDGTITGTYSNSQTQLLGQIVLASFSNPQGLSSQGDNVWSETSASGQALLGTAGTGVFGTLTSGALESSNVDISQELVNMIVAQRNYQSNAQTIKTQDAILNTLVNLR
- a CDS encoding flagellar hook assembly protein FlgD; the encoded protein is MSVAVSLTESSSSSTTTSSTSSTGSSSSDLQNEFMTLLVAQLQNQDPTDPMDNSQLTTQLAQISMLSGIEEINTTLGSITSQLDTNEMLQASTLIGNGVLIEGNSITVGDDSSTTAFGVELDSAATSVVVTIKDSSGNTVRTVDLGSQSAGIQTYSWDGTNDSGTAVDAGSYTYTVTATSSSGSTVTATPLKYALVYGVNTDSSDAVLNLGLSGTASLSDVKQII